In the genome of Rhodamnia argentea isolate NSW1041297 chromosome 3, ASM2092103v1, whole genome shotgun sequence, one region contains:
- the LOC115733072 gene encoding uncharacterized protein LOC115733072 isoform X5 produces the protein MLKSLTIRDKDRHRVGCQVMICANNLESIYCKSAFVNDYCLRQSCSLMEAGIDVVEFPLSRSREAAYRISKLLQGMQSVKSLELSSKTIEVLTSADEIYIHLLVFGNLRRLNLGRLDLKCGAVWGLLHHSPHLEMLECHEMIGLTSDDIKNSSLLNPTPGCFASHLRQIKIDDFIASFEMIRVVKILLEHAVVLETLTICSTGNPAEPEMEKVFCEELLKLPRGSKGCQIILS, from the exons ATGCTAAAGAGCTTGACAATACGGGATAAGGATCGTCACCGGGTTGGATGCCAAGTTATGATATGTGCAAATAATCTAGAAAGTATCTATTGCAAAAGTGCTTTTGTGAATGACTACTGCTTGAGACAATCATGCTCACTGATGGAGGCGGGCATTGATGTTGTGGAGTTTCCTTTGAGTAGATCAAGAGAAGCTGCTTACCGCATAAGCAAGCTTCTTCAAGGGATGCAGTCCGTGAAAAGTTTGGAATTGTCATCCAAGACTATTGAG GTGCTAACTAGCGCAGACGAGATCTATATCCATCTGCTTGTCTTTGGTAATTTGAGAAGGTTGAACTTGGGGCGTCTAGACTTGAAATGCGGAGCGGTTTGGGGCCTACTGCATCATTCGCCACACCTTGAAATGCTTGAATGCCATGAG ATGATCGGACTAACTTCAGACGACATCAAGAACAGCAGCTTGTTGAATCCCACACCCGGATGTTTCGCATCTCACCTTAGGCAGATCAAGATTGATGATTTCATCGCCAGTTTCGAAATGATTCGTGTGGTGAAAATATTGCTCGAGCATGCTGTGGTTCTGGAAACACTCACCATCTGCTCTACCGGGAATCCTGCGGAGCCGGAGATGGAGAAGGTGTTCTGCGAAGAACTACTAAAGCTTCCCCGTGGATCGAAGGGCTGCCAGATTATCCTCTCTTGA
- the LOC115733072 gene encoding putative F-box protein At3g58860 isoform X3, whose product MDESTVNGKPKCQRLRKGKDAGIDKINRLPEAILEHILSFLPTVDAVKTSVLCKKWQYLWTSIPNVEFEEDSGSKRELFMNSVERVLLLRGCSHIRRFYIACNVFDDANRVNLWVSAAVQRNVEECSLCLSGIKGPFALPYCLFTSTSLTNLELYVAGALKLPSKIDLPNLKYLILTKIKFLDECSTEQLLSCPALQELFVEDCDWSHLRAVTIFTPMLKSLTIRDKDRHRVGCQVMICANNLESIYCKSAFVNDYCLRQSCSLMEAGIDVVEFPLSRSREAAYRISKLLQGMQSVKSLELSSKTIEVPLLIL is encoded by the coding sequence ATGGATGAAAGTACTGTCAATGGCAAACCCAAGTGTCAGAGGCTGCGTAAAGGGAAAGATGCTGGTATTGACAAGATAAACAGGCTACCCGAGGCAATACTAGAACACATCCTGTCTTTTCTTCCTACGGTGGATGCCGTCAAAACAAGTGTATTGTGCAAAAAGTGGCAGTATCTGTGGACATCTATTCCTAATGTAGAATTTGAGGAAGATTCTGGCTCTAAGAGAGAGCTCTTCATGAATTCTGTGGAAAGAGTACTTCTCCTTCGTGGGTGCTCTCACATAAGACGGTTCTACATTGCTTGCAATGTGTTTGATGATGCAAACCGTGTCAATTTATGGGTATCCGCGGCTGTTCAGCGAAATGTTGAGGAGTGCTCTCTTTGCCTTTCAGGCATCAAAGGACCATTTGCCTTGCCATACTGCTTATTCACTTCCACATCATTGACCAACCTGGAATTATATGTGGCGGGGGCCTTAAAGCTACCTTCTAAAATAGACCTTCCTAATCTCAAATACTTGATTCTTACGAAGATCAAATTTTTAGACGAGTGCTCGACCGAGCAGCTATTGTCTTGCCCAGCTCTTCAGGAGTTATTTGTAGAGGACTGTGATTGGTCTCATCTCCGGGCAGTGACTATTTTCACTCCCATGCTAAAGAGCTTGACAATACGGGATAAGGATCGTCACCGGGTTGGATGCCAAGTTATGATATGTGCAAATAATCTAGAAAGTATCTATTGCAAAAGTGCTTTTGTGAATGACTACTGCTTGAGACAATCATGCTCACTGATGGAGGCGGGCATTGATGTTGTGGAGTTTCCTTTGAGTAGATCAAGAGAAGCTGCTTACCGCATAAGCAAGCTTCTTCAAGGGATGCAGTCCGTGAAAAGTTTGGAATTGTCATCCAAGACTATTGAGGTCCCTCTACTTATCCTGTGA
- the LOC115733072 gene encoding uncharacterized protein LOC115733072 isoform X4, translated as MDESTVNGKPKCQRLRKGKDADECSTEQLLSCPALQELFVEDCDWSHLRAVTIFTPMLKSLTIRDKDRHRVGCQVMICANNLESIYCKSAFVNDYCLRQSCSLMEAGIDVVEFPLSRSREAAYRISKLLQGMQSVKSLELSSKTIEVLTSADEIYIHLLVFGNLRRLNLGRLDLKCGAVWGLLHHSPHLEMLECHEMIGLTSDDIKNSSLLNPTPGCFASHLRQIKIDDFIASFEMIRVVKILLEHAVVLETLTICSTGNPAEPEMEKVFCEELLKLPRGSKGCQIILS; from the exons ATGGATGAAAGTACTGTCAATGGCAAACCCAAGTGTCAGAGGCTGCGTAAAGGGAAAGATGCTG ACGAGTGCTCGACCGAGCAGCTATTGTCTTGCCCAGCTCTTCAGGAGTTATTTGTAGAGGACTGTGATTGGTCTCATCTCCGGGCAGTGACTATTTTCACTCCCATGCTAAAGAGCTTGACAATACGGGATAAGGATCGTCACCGGGTTGGATGCCAAGTTATGATATGTGCAAATAATCTAGAAAGTATCTATTGCAAAAGTGCTTTTGTGAATGACTACTGCTTGAGACAATCATGCTCACTGATGGAGGCGGGCATTGATGTTGTGGAGTTTCCTTTGAGTAGATCAAGAGAAGCTGCTTACCGCATAAGCAAGCTTCTTCAAGGGATGCAGTCCGTGAAAAGTTTGGAATTGTCATCCAAGACTATTGAG GTGCTAACTAGCGCAGACGAGATCTATATCCATCTGCTTGTCTTTGGTAATTTGAGAAGGTTGAACTTGGGGCGTCTAGACTTGAAATGCGGAGCGGTTTGGGGCCTACTGCATCATTCGCCACACCTTGAAATGCTTGAATGCCATGAG ATGATCGGACTAACTTCAGACGACATCAAGAACAGCAGCTTGTTGAATCCCACACCCGGATGTTTCGCATCTCACCTTAGGCAGATCAAGATTGATGATTTCATCGCCAGTTTCGAAATGATTCGTGTGGTGAAAATATTGCTCGAGCATGCTGTGGTTCTGGAAACACTCACCATCTGCTCTACCGGGAATCCTGCGGAGCCGGAGATGGAGAAGGTGTTCTGCGAAGAACTACTAAAGCTTCCCCGTGGATCGAAGGGCTGCCAGATTATCCTCTCTTGA
- the LOC115733072 gene encoding putative F-box protein At3g58860 isoform X2 has translation MDESTVNGKPKCQRLRKGKDAGIDKINRLPEAILEHILSFLPTVDAVKTSVLCKKWQYLWTSIPNVEFEEDSGSKRELFMNSVERVLLLRGCSHIRRFYIACNVFDDANRVNLWVSAAVQRNVEECSLCLSGIKGPFALPYCLFTSTSLTNLELYVAGALKLPSKIDLPNLKYLILTKIKFLDECSTEQLLSCPALQELFVEDCDWSHLRAVTIFTPMLKSLTIRDKDRHRVGCQVMICANNLESIYCKSAFVNDYCLRQSCSLMEAGIDVVEFPLSRSREAAYRISKLLQGMQSVKSLELSSKTIETRSISICLSLVI, from the exons ATGGATGAAAGTACTGTCAATGGCAAACCCAAGTGTCAGAGGCTGCGTAAAGGGAAAGATGCTGGTATTGACAAGATAAACAGGCTACCCGAGGCAATACTAGAACACATCCTGTCTTTTCTTCCTACGGTGGATGCCGTCAAAACAAGTGTATTGTGCAAAAAGTGGCAGTATCTGTGGACATCTATTCCTAATGTAGAATTTGAGGAAGATTCTGGCTCTAAGAGAGAGCTCTTCATGAATTCTGTGGAAAGAGTACTTCTCCTTCGTGGGTGCTCTCACATAAGACGGTTCTACATTGCTTGCAATGTGTTTGATGATGCAAACCGTGTCAATTTATGGGTATCCGCGGCTGTTCAGCGAAATGTTGAGGAGTGCTCTCTTTGCCTTTCAGGCATCAAAGGACCATTTGCCTTGCCATACTGCTTATTCACTTCCACATCATTGACCAACCTGGAATTATATGTGGCGGGGGCCTTAAAGCTACCTTCTAAAATAGACCTTCCTAATCTCAAATACTTGATTCTTACGAAGATCAAATTTTTAGACGAGTGCTCGACCGAGCAGCTATTGTCTTGCCCAGCTCTTCAGGAGTTATTTGTAGAGGACTGTGATTGGTCTCATCTCCGGGCAGTGACTATTTTCACTCCCATGCTAAAGAGCTTGACAATACGGGATAAGGATCGTCACCGGGTTGGATGCCAAGTTATGATATGTGCAAATAATCTAGAAAGTATCTATTGCAAAAGTGCTTTTGTGAATGACTACTGCTTGAGACAATCATGCTCACTGATGGAGGCGGGCATTGATGTTGTGGAGTTTCCTTTGAGTAGATCAAGAGAAGCTGCTTACCGCATAAGCAAGCTTCTTCAAGGGATGCAGTCCGTGAAAAGTTTGGAATTGTCATCCAAGACTATTGAG ACGAGATCTATATCCATCTGCTTGTCTTTGGTAATTTGA
- the LOC115733072 gene encoding F-box/LRR-repeat protein At3g26922-like isoform X1 encodes MDESTVNGKPKCQRLRKGKDAGIDKINRLPEAILEHILSFLPTVDAVKTSVLCKKWQYLWTSIPNVEFEEDSGSKRELFMNSVERVLLLRGCSHIRRFYIACNVFDDANRVNLWVSAAVQRNVEECSLCLSGIKGPFALPYCLFTSTSLTNLELYVAGALKLPSKIDLPNLKYLILTKIKFLDECSTEQLLSCPALQELFVEDCDWSHLRAVTIFTPMLKSLTIRDKDRHRVGCQVMICANNLESIYCKSAFVNDYCLRQSCSLMEAGIDVVEFPLSRSREAAYRISKLLQGMQSVKSLELSSKTIEVLTSADEIYIHLLVFGNLRRLNLGRLDLKCGAVWGLLHHSPHLEMLECHEMIGLTSDDIKNSSLLNPTPGCFASHLRQIKIDDFIASFEMIRVVKILLEHAVVLETLTICSTGNPAEPEMEKVFCEELLKLPRGSKGCQIILS; translated from the exons ATGGATGAAAGTACTGTCAATGGCAAACCCAAGTGTCAGAGGCTGCGTAAAGGGAAAGATGCTGGTATTGACAAGATAAACAGGCTACCCGAGGCAATACTAGAACACATCCTGTCTTTTCTTCCTACGGTGGATGCCGTCAAAACAAGTGTATTGTGCAAAAAGTGGCAGTATCTGTGGACATCTATTCCTAATGTAGAATTTGAGGAAGATTCTGGCTCTAAGAGAGAGCTCTTCATGAATTCTGTGGAAAGAGTACTTCTCCTTCGTGGGTGCTCTCACATAAGACGGTTCTACATTGCTTGCAATGTGTTTGATGATGCAAACCGTGTCAATTTATGGGTATCCGCGGCTGTTCAGCGAAATGTTGAGGAGTGCTCTCTTTGCCTTTCAGGCATCAAAGGACCATTTGCCTTGCCATACTGCTTATTCACTTCCACATCATTGACCAACCTGGAATTATATGTGGCGGGGGCCTTAAAGCTACCTTCTAAAATAGACCTTCCTAATCTCAAATACTTGATTCTTACGAAGATCAAATTTTTAGACGAGTGCTCGACCGAGCAGCTATTGTCTTGCCCAGCTCTTCAGGAGTTATTTGTAGAGGACTGTGATTGGTCTCATCTCCGGGCAGTGACTATTTTCACTCCCATGCTAAAGAGCTTGACAATACGGGATAAGGATCGTCACCGGGTTGGATGCCAAGTTATGATATGTGCAAATAATCTAGAAAGTATCTATTGCAAAAGTGCTTTTGTGAATGACTACTGCTTGAGACAATCATGCTCACTGATGGAGGCGGGCATTGATGTTGTGGAGTTTCCTTTGAGTAGATCAAGAGAAGCTGCTTACCGCATAAGCAAGCTTCTTCAAGGGATGCAGTCCGTGAAAAGTTTGGAATTGTCATCCAAGACTATTGAG GTGCTAACTAGCGCAGACGAGATCTATATCCATCTGCTTGTCTTTGGTAATTTGAGAAGGTTGAACTTGGGGCGTCTAGACTTGAAATGCGGAGCGGTTTGGGGCCTACTGCATCATTCGCCACACCTTGAAATGCTTGAATGCCATGAG ATGATCGGACTAACTTCAGACGACATCAAGAACAGCAGCTTGTTGAATCCCACACCCGGATGTTTCGCATCTCACCTTAGGCAGATCAAGATTGATGATTTCATCGCCAGTTTCGAAATGATTCGTGTGGTGAAAATATTGCTCGAGCATGCTGTGGTTCTGGAAACACTCACCATCTGCTCTACCGGGAATCCTGCGGAGCCGGAGATGGAGAAGGTGTTCTGCGAAGAACTACTAAAGCTTCCCCGTGGATCGAAGGGCTGCCAGATTATCCTCTCTTGA
- the LOC125314295 gene encoding uncharacterized protein LOC125314295, giving the protein MAEVMQALGAMGELIGQRIRNQNAAAAATVEAPPVVPPAVPPMDVPPLAVVEDRKAQKMVEQVVPAVYQLEGNAGTWWRVVKDRVFPEGTVPVWDTFVEAFNNKYFSRTAREQKMAEFFRLRQNQMTVDQYEAKFSELSKYAPRLIEDPEDRARRFGDGLKPEIKSVLAPFNLQDYDDLYERAPIVERDLGERTAASGSRFTSSNRFEKRQGKKPMYGGGHHIPPNRRGAINKPVFRQSDVCNPCHRETWTRSVPV; this is encoded by the exons ATGGCAGAGGTTATGCAAGCTTTAGGTGCTATGGGGGAGTTGATAGGGCAGCGGATAAGGAATCAAAACGCTGCTGCCGCCGCTACTGTTGAAGCCCCACCCGTAGTTCCACCTGCAGTTCCGCCGATGGATGTGCCACCACTGGCGGTAGTTGAGGATCGTAAGGCTCAAAAGATGGTGGAACAG GTGGTCCCGGCCGTTTATCAACTAGAGGGTAACGCCGGTACTTGGTGGAGAGTCGTCAAGGATAGAGTTTTCCCGGAAGGTACGGTCCCAGTGTGGGATACCTTTGTGGAGGCCTTTAATAACAAGTATTTCTCAAGGACAGCTAGAGAGCAGAAGATGGCTGAGTTTTTCCGCCTCCGCCAGAATCAGATGACCGTCGATCAATATGAAGCTAAGTTCTCGGAATTATCTAAGTATGCCCCGAGATTGATTGAGGACCCCGAGGATAGGGCTAGAAGATTCGGGGACGGGCTGAAGCCCGAGATTAAGAGTGTACTAGCGCCGTTCAATCTTCAAGACTATGATGACCTTTATGAGAGGGCGCCGATAGTGGAGCGGGACTTGGGTGAGAGGACTGCCGCATCCGGGTCGCGGTTTACGTCATCAAACCGATTTGAGAAGAGGCAAGGAAAGAAGCCTATGTATGGAGGCGGACATCACATCCCACCTAATCGCAGAGGAGCGATCAATAAGCCTGTTTTCCGCCAAAGTGATGTGTGTAATCCGTGTCACCGAGAGACATGGACCCGGTCCGTGCCCGTATAG